In the Phaseolus vulgaris cultivar G19833 chromosome 7, P. vulgaris v2.0, whole genome shotgun sequence genome, one interval contains:
- the LOC137829001 gene encoding uncharacterized mitochondrial protein AtMg00810-like: MSFFLHGDLKEDVYMVAPPGFTSIPQEKLMALYGLKQACREWFAKLSSFLLSMGYTQSMNDHSLFINYSEGSFTALLVYVDDIILAGNDKEEIARIKQALNQIFKIKDFGNLRYFLGLEVARSKTGIMVNQRKYALELLTNASLLACKPAPTPIDNHEKFSSTGSVPFTDIQAYRILIGRLMYLTNTRPDITFSVQQLSQFLAKPTIGHYNAAIRILRYIKWAPSLGLFFSSTTSVHLKAFCDSDWGTCNDSRQSMTGFSVYLGNSLISWKSKKQGTISKSYCEAEYRAMTAVTCEIQWLTYLLQDFKVLF, translated from the coding sequence atgtctttctttttacatggagatttgaaagaagatgtatacatggttgctcctccTGGATTTACTTCTATTCCACAGGAAAAGTTAATGGCTTTATATGGTCTTAAGCAAGCCTGTAGAGAATGGTTTGCCAAACTAtcatcatttttgctttctatgggatatactcaatctatgaatgatcattccttgttcattaattattctgaaggatcttttacagcattattggtatatgtggatgatataatattggcaggaaatgataaagaagagattgctcGAATCAAACAAGCCTTAAATCAGATATTCAAGATTAAAGATTTTgggaatttaagatattttcttggtctagaagtagcaagaagtaagacaggaataatggtaaatcaaaggaaatatgcattggaattaTTAACAAATGCTAGTCTTTTAGCCTGCAAACCTGCACccactcctattgataatcatgagaaattctcttctactggaagtgttcctttcacagatattcaagcctacagaatattgattggaagacttatgtatctcactaatacccgacctgacataacgttttctgtgcaacaactttctcagtTTCTTGCTAAACCTACAATTGGTCACTATAATGCAGCGATTAGAATTCTCAGATATATCAAATGGGCTCCAAGTCTtggtctatttttctcttccactacCTCTGTTCATCTCAAAGCattttgtgatagtgattggggcacctgcaatgattcaagacaatcaatgactggttttagtgtgtatcttgggaattctctcatatcttggaaatcaaagaagcaaggaacaatatcaaagagttaTTGTGAAGCTGAATATAGGGCAATGACAgctgttacatgtgaaattcaatggctaacttatcttcttcaagatttcaaagttcttttttag